One stretch of Miscanthus floridulus cultivar M001 chromosome 18, ASM1932011v1, whole genome shotgun sequence DNA includes these proteins:
- the LOC136521939 gene encoding conserved oligomeric Golgi complex subunit 7-like has translation MVVVDASEFRAEGFDPKRWINAALDARHPSEPLDRFLADAEERLRSAADDAAAALERDSGDALRRVPLACRDALRLRDDAVALRSHLASVLQSLSLAEGSSAESIAALARIDTVKQRIEAAYTTLQDAAGLAQLSQSVEDVFSSGNLPKAAETLATMRHCLSAVGEVAEFANVRKQLEVLEERLDEMVQPRLVDALSNRKVDDVQDLRGILIRIDRFKSLEAHYTKIHVKPLKKLWEDFGLKQRSSRVDMEKLSGESISGLSFSSWLPNFYDETLLYLEQEWKWCLTAFPEEYKSLVPKVLTETMSELNSSFVSRVNIATGDVVPETRSVAKGILDVLSGDLPKSTKLQNKHLQALIELHNMTGTFARNVQHLFSESDLAVVLNTLKAIYSPYETFKARYGQMERAILSAEMAGIDIRGAVPRGVGAQGIELSETVRRMEESIPQMIVLLEAAVERCISLTGGSEADELVLALDDVMLQYISNLQETLKSLRIICGLDSDALKKDAGLEKKEVQRLVDVSEEEEWSIVQGALQILTVADCLTSRTSVFEASLRATLARIGTNLSVSGFGSSLDKSPAAAADENADLPLAGRAALDIAAIRLSDLPDKSKKLLTVLEQSKDPRFHALPFTSQRVAAFSDTVNELVYDVLISKVRQRLSEVARLPIWSSVEEQGGLPLPNFSAYPQAYVTSVGEYLLTLPQQLEPLAEGISGNEAGNDEAQFFATEWIFKVAEGATALFMEQLRGIHYITDRGSQQLAADIEYLNNVLSALSMPIPPFLSTFHACVSTPRDQVRDLIKLDGGSQLDLPTAHLVCKIRRITLD, from the exons ATGGTGGTGGTGGACGCGTCGGAGTTCAGGGCGGAGGGCTTCGACCCGAAGCGGTGGATCAACGCGGCGCTAGACGCGCGGCACCCGTCGGAGCCTCTCGATCGCTTCCTCGCCGACGCCGAGGAGCGCCTGCGTTCCGCGGCCGACGACGCCGCGGCCGCGCTCGAGAGGGACAGCGGCGACGCCCTCCGCCGCGTCCCCCTGGCATGCCGCGACGCGCTACGCCTCCGCGACGACGCCGTCGCCCTACGCTCCCACCTCGCCTCCGTCCTCCAGTCCCTCTCCCTG GCTGAGGGCTCATCCGCAGAATCGATAGCTGCACTAGCACGAATTGATACTGTGAAACAGCGCATAGAAGCCGCATACACAACATTGCAG GATGCTGCTGGGTTAGCACAGTTGAGCCAGAGTGTTGAGGATGTTTTTTCTAGTGGCAATCTTCCAAAAGCTGCAGAAACCCTGGCAACTATGAGACATTGCTTGTCAGCAGTTGGAGAG GTTGCCGAGTTTGCAAATGTTAGAAAACAACTTGAAGTATTGGAAGAGCGGCTAGATGAAATGGTGCAGCCTCGTTTAGTAGATGCGCTTTCTAATCGCAAG GTTGATGACGTGCAAGACCTTCGTGGTATACTGATACGTATCGATAGGTTCAAGTCACTGGAGGCGCATTACACTAAGATCCATGttaaacctctaaagaaactctgGGAAGATTTTGGCCTAAAGCAAAGATCCAGCAGGGTAGACATGGAAAAGCTCAGTGGCGAAAGCATTAGTGGCCTCTCATTCTCTAGCTGGTTGCCTAATTTCTATGATGAGACACTGCTTTACCTTGAACAAGAATGGAAGTG GTGCTTGACTGCTTTCCCTGAAGAATACAAATCACTAGTACCAAAAGTACTTACTGAGACCATGAGTGAGTTGAATTCAAGCTTTGTCTCTCGTGTAAATATAGCAACTGGGGATGTTGTTCCTGAAACCAGATCTGTTGCCAAAG GTATATTGGATGTTCTATCAGGTGACTTACCAAAAAGCACCAAGTTGCAGAATAAGCATCTTCAAGCGCTAATTGAACTGCACAATATGACTGGCACTTTTGCTAGGAACGTTCAGCACTTATTTTCAGAATCAGATCTTGCAGTTGTGCTGAATACTTTGAAAGCTATTTATTCCCCATATGAAACCTTTAAAGCAAG GTATGGGCAGATGGAGCGTGCTATTCTCTCTGCTGAGATGGCAGGTATAGACATCCGTGGGGCCGTCCCTCGTGGTGTTGGTGCACAGGGTATAGAGCTGAGCGAAACTGTCCGCAGAATGGAGGAATCCATCCCACAAATGATAGTACTTCTTGAGGCAGCTGTGGAGAGATGCATTAGTCTGACTGGTGGTTCAGAGGCAGATGAACTGGTACTGGCtcttgatgatgtcatgctgcaGTACATATCTAATCTCCAAGAAACATTGAAGTCCCTGAGGATAATCTGTGGACTGGATAGTGATGCCTTGAAGAAAGATGCAGGTTTGGAGAAAAAGGAAGTACAACGATTGGTGGATGTTTCTGAAGAGGAAGAATGGTCTATTGTCCAAGGTGCTTTGCAGATTCTTACAGTTGCTGATTGCCTAACCAGCAGAACCTCAGTCTTTGAAGCTTCTTTAAGAGCTACACTTGCCAGGATTGGAACAAACCTTTCTGTTTCTGGCTTTGGCTCAAGCCTGGATAAATCACCTGCAGCAGCTGCTGATGAGAATGCAGACTTGCCTCTTGCTGGGAGGGCTGCACTAGATATTGCAGCTATTCGCCTAAGTGATCTGCCAGACAAGTCTAAGAAGCTCTTAACTGTACTAGAACAG TCAAAAGATCCAAGGTTCCATGCTCTTCCTTTCACATCACAGAGAGTTGCTGCTTTCTCAGACACAGTAAATGAACTCGTCTATGATGTGCTCATATCTAAGGTTCGGCAGCGCCTCAGTGAGGTTGCGCGCCTTCCAATCTGGTCATCCGTGGAGGAACAGGGTGGTCTTCCTCTTCCAAACTTCAGTGCCTACCCGCAAGCATATGTGACCAGTGTTGGGGAGTATCTCCTCACTTTACCACAGCAGCTGGAGCCACTCGCAGAAGGTATCTCAGGCAATGAAGCTGGCAATGACGAGGCCCAGTTCTTCGCCACTGAGTGGATTTTTAAG GTCGCCGAGGGTGCCACTGCTTTGTTCATGGAGCAGCTCCGAGGAATCCACTACATCACCGACCGAGGTTCACAGCAGCTTGCTGCTGACATCGAGTACCTAAACAATGTCCTCTCTGCGCTCTCAATGCCAATTCCTCCGTTCCTGTCTACCTTCCACGCCTGCGTCTCCACCCCGAGGGACCAGGTCCGTGATCTGATCAAATTAGATGGTGGAAGCCAGCTCGACCTCCCTACTGCCCATCTGGTCTGCAAGATCCGGCGGATCACATTAGATTAG